The genome window CTCCAGGGCCTGCTGTGCGTCCTGGTGCTCGGACTGACCGTCCTTCTGCTGCCCCGTATGGGGCTGACCGGGGCGGGCGTCGCGGAGATCTCCAGCCTGTCGGTGATCGTGGCGATCGCCGCACCGAAGCTGCTCAAGATCGTGCGCACCGCCCCGGCGGACGCGGTGCCCGAGGACGCGGCACCGGACGGGGACCTCTCCGACCTCGAGGTCCCCGAGCCGAGGAGCGGCCCGTCCTGGGCGAAGAGGCTGGACGCGGACACGCTGGCGCTCGGCGTCCACGTGGACTTCGACCACCAGGAACGCAGGCCGGACGTGCGGCGGGGGCCGGGTACCCCGCCGGCTGGAACACCGGTGCCCCCGGGCGGCCCAGAAGGGGCGCGGGGAACGGCGCGACCAGCCGCGGACGACCCGCCGTCGAAGCACGGTGCGGCCTCTCCCATCGGGCCGATTCTGTTGGGCTGTCTGCTCGTGTCCGCGCTGCTGCTCTACTGGGTACCCGCGCTGAGCCTCGACGACGGTTCTCTGGACCGTATGGGCGGCCTCGGCCTGATCTCGGTACTGCCGCTGCCGACTCTGCTCGGCGCGGCCCTCCTCGTCGTGGTCTTCGCCGCCCTGCTCTGGCGCGCCCGCGAGCACAAGGTCCTCTTGCTGGCGACCCTGGTGGCCACCGTCGTGTCGCTGCACGCGCTGCCCGCCGTGATCGAGACCGAGCCGCGGTTCCCGACGGCCTGGCAGCACCTCGGCTTCCTCGACTACATCGACCGCACCGGGTCGGCCGTGCCGTTCCTGGACGCCCGCTGGAGCTGGCCGGGGTTCTTCGCGGTGGCCGCGTTCGTCGCGAAGGCCTGCGGGGTCACCGACCTGACCGAGGTCATCCGCTGGTGGCCGCTGACCATCCAGCTGCTCTACCTGGCGCCGATGTTCCTACTGGTCCGCTCGATGCGGGCGAGCTGGCGCGCCAAGTGGACCGGAATCTGGATCTTCGTGCTCAGCGGCTGGGTCGGCCAGGACTACTTCTCCCCGCAGGGCTTCACCTATCTGTTCTATCTCGCCTTCGTGGCGATCCTGCTGGTCTGGTTCCGCGCGCCGCGCGTGCTCTGGACCCGGAGGCGCCCCGGCGAGGCCGAGGTGGAGCCCACCGGCCGCGGGCAACGCGCCGTGCTGCTCATGGTGCTGATCGCGCTGTACGCGGCGAGCGTCCCGGCCCACCAGCTCACCCCGTTCATGATGCTGGGCGTGCTCGCGGTGCTCGTCCTGGTGGGCCGCTCCGAACTCCGTGGTCTTCCTGTCCTGTTCGCGGTGCTGGTCATGTTCTGGTTGGGCTACATGGCGGAGCCGTACTGGTCCGGCCACTTCGACGAACTCTTCGGCGGCGTCGGCGGCGTCGGCAGCAATGTGTCGACGTCCGTCTCCGGCCGTATCCAGGGCGGCGACTCGACGCACAAGCTGGTGCTGTACACGCGCGTGCTGCTGGCCGGCGTCGTGATGGCGTTCGCCTGCTGGGGCTGGTGGCGGCGGCGCGAGCACAAGTACCGGGAGCGGTCGCTGCTGGTGCTCACCTTCGTCCCGTTCCTGGGCTTCGGCATGCAGTCCTACGGCGGCGAGATGGCGCTGCGCGTGTTCATGTTCGCGGTGCCGGGCGCGGCCCTGCTCTGCGCGCTCGCGCTCTTCCCGCGCACCGGCGTGACGGCCGAGGAACGGGACAAGGACCGGGCGAGCCTCGCGCCGCTCGCCGCCCTGATGGCGGGCCTGCTGCTGATGGGCGGCTTCCTGGTGGCCCGCTGGGGCAATGAGCCGTTCGAGCGGATCCGCCCCGGCGAGGTCGCGGCCATGGACTATGTGTACGCGCACGACAAGCCGACGGTACGGCTGCTGTGGCTGAGCAACGACACGGTCAACGACGTGACGCCGGCGATGCCGTGGGGCGCCAAGGACATGGAGAAGGTGAACTATGTGCCGACCTTGGCGCCCACCGATCCGGTCCTGGTGTCCGGCCTGGTCAAGTCGCTCAAGGACGCGGGCCCCAATTCGTACCTCATGATCAACCGCAGCCAGGTGACGTATCTCCAGATGGACGTGGGCTACTCGGCGACCTGGGAGTCCCGGCTCGTCAAGAACCTGGACGACCGCCAGGAGCTGAAGAAGGTCCTGGTCAACGACGACGTGACCATGTACGCGCTGCGCAAGCAGCCCGCCGGCGAGGTCCCGCAGCCGCGTCCGGGCCCGATCGGCCCGCGGGTGACCTGGACGCCGTGGTCGGTGGTCGGGGGGCTCGCCGCCGTGGCGCTGGTACTCATGCTGACGGCGCGGGAGATGGTGCGGGTCGCGGTACGGCCGGGCGTACGGCAGCTGCGGGTGCTGCAGTCGAGCTTCTGGTTCTCGCTGCCGCTGCTGGCGGTGCTGCTGGCCTCGCTGGTGCAACGGTTCCTGACCATGGGGAAGGGCTGAGGCTCACACGGGCTGCGGAGGCCCACGGAGGGACGGGAGCGCACGGAGGACGGGGCACACGGAGGGACGGGCGTACGAGGTGAAGCGGCTCAGCGCGTGAGCCACTTCACCTCGTACGCCTTCATGTCGAACCGCTTGCCGTCGACCTGGGCGCTGATCGCGCGACCCAGGGTGTTCACCACCAGCACGACCTTGTCGGTGGCGAGGACGCGGACGTTCGGCACGTCGTCCGGGGCCACCGTCACCGTCCGGTACGCGGTGCCGGGCGGGAACTCCTTGGAGAAGCGGGACACCAGGCCGTACATCGGCAGGGCCCGGCCGCCCTCGGCGCTGTCGGTGGGCGTCCACAGACAGCCCGGGCAGTCGGTGCCCTTTTCATCCTCCGGGTTCCAGTAGAAGCCCGAGGACGCGCCGCCCTTGACCAGGGCGATCATCCCGGCGGCCTGGACGGCGACGCGGCGGTCCTCGCTCCAGCCCCTGCGCTCGTCATTGCCGTCGGCGGGCTCGACGTAGTACTCGGCCCACCACAGCGGCAGGCCGTGGGTCTGCCGGCGCACCCACGCGCCGACGGCGGTGAACTTGTCGGTCGCGGCGAACTCGTTCGGAAGCAGCTCGTCGTCGTTGGTGTAGCTGGAGCCGTCCACGACGACGAAGTCGGCGCCCGCCTTGTGTGTGTTCCAGTAGGTGAAGGCGTCGACGATCCGCTGGTCCATGGCACCCCAGGAGCCGCGCAGCGCGGTGGAGGCGTTCTCCTTCTGCCGCGGGTCGACGCTGTCCATGACGAGGTACGGGCCGCCCACCATGATCTTGGGGTCGACCTGCTTGAGCGCCTTGTAGACCAGGTTGTACAGCTCGGTGTAGCCCTCGTAGTCCCAGCGGGCCTTGGAGTCGTTCCAGAAGCCCTTGAACTCGTTCCAGACGACGAAGTGGCGCACGTCCGGGTAGCGCCTGGCGACGGTCGCGGCGAGGGCGGCGTAGTCCTTGAAGTGCTCGGGCCTCGGGGCGGTCTCGAGGGCGGTCTGGCTCCAGTCGGTGTTGTCCGCGCCCGCCTTGCCGCCCTTCATCCAGTCCGGGGCGCAGCACAGCGTGACGACCGGGGTGCCGCCGGTCTTGCGGACGAAGTCGATACGGCGGTCCATCGTTGCGAAGTCGTAACGGCCCTCGACCGGTTCCGGGTTGTCGGCGCCCCACCCCATGACGGCCTGGTTCTGCGGCAGCCCGGCCCCTGACAGCAGCCCCTCGACGCGCTCGGTGGCGGCGCCGCTGCCCTGGTCGGCGCTGTACTGGGTGTGGGTGAAGCCCCAGCCGACGTCCGGTTTCGTCACCTGGGGCGGGGTGGCGGGGGTGCCGTGCACCTTGTCGCCGTCGCGTGTCGTGCCTCTGGTGCTCGCGCCGTTCCCGGGCAGTGTGCTGATCAGGGTGACCACCAGGGCCAGAGCGGCCACGGCCACGCCGAGCAGTGCGGTGAGTCGCCACCGCCGTTCCCCCGAATTCCACCCATGACGTCCCATCAGGGGCCACACTAACGGCGCTGCTTGGGCCGCGGGCAGATTGCGGCGTGCGACAGCCAGGTAACAGCACGTACCGGAAGGGGCTGATCCGGTGGGTATACACCAGGCAAAGACGACACATGCGGCGCACCACGGAAAGCGGATGCAGCAGGCGGCCCCGTGACGGATCATGGCGGCATGTCTGCGAACCCATACGACGCTCTGCCGGTCCGGCTCAACGTCGACGACAGCGACTCCCCCTCCGACGTCGTCGACGCGCTGTTCCTCGGCCGCTTCGCGACGGGCGAGCAGCCCTACTCCCACGCCGCGAACATCGACCGGGTACGGTCCGGGGCCACACTCCTGCCGCCGGGCGCCCGGGTGCTGCGGGTCGCCCGCGACGACGACCGCAGCGCGACGCTCGCCGAGGGCGACGGCTGGACGCTGCTGGTGTCCCGCTGGAACCGCGGCGCGGACGTCACGGTGACCGCGACCAGCGCCGAGCTGGCGGAGAAGGTGCTGGGCGAGGCCACGGACGGCGCGGCCGACGAGCCGGAGCCGCAGCCGGAGAACGTGACGATGGGGTTCTGGTACGTCTCGCCGCGGCGCGGCCCGCACCGTACGACACGGCAGATCTCGGCGGGCACCTGGGAGGAGGTGCGCCCGAACTACACGGCGCCGGTGGCGGACGCCATGGACCGGCTGATGAAGACGACCCCGGAGGACATCGCGGGCCGTCTGCTGCTGCTCCACGGCCCGCCGGGCACGGGCAAGACCTCGGCGCTGCGGACGCTGGCCCGCTCGTGGCGGGACTGGTGCCAGGTGGACTGCGTCCTGGACCCGGAGCGGCTCTTCAGCGACGTCGGCTATCTGATGGACATCGCGATCGGCGAGGAGGACACGGCGGGCAAGGGCCGCTGGCGGCTGCTCCTGCTGGAGGACTGCGACGAACTGATCCGCGGCGAGGCGAAGCACACGGCGGGCCAGGCGCTGTCGCGTCTGCTGAACCTGACGGACGGACTGCTGGGGCAGGGCCGCAACGTGCTGGTGGGCGTGACGACGAACGAGGACCTGGAGCGCCTGCACCCGGCCGTCGTCCGGCCCGGCCGCTGCCTGGCCCGTATCGAGGTCGGCCCGCTCACCCGCACGGAGGCGGTGAGCTGGCTGGGCCGCGAGGAGGGCGTGGGCCGCGAGGGGGCGACGCTGGCGGAGCTGTACGCGCTGCGGCGGGGCACGTCTCCGGCGTCGGTGCCGGACCAGCGGGCGGTAGCGGGCGCGGGGCTGTACCTGTAGGGCGCGACACCCGCAGCGGGCACGACACCTGGAGCGGGCCACGACCGGCGCCTCGACGGCCACCGGTGCTTTGATGGACTTATGACCCTGTTCGTCGGCACGTCGGGGTGGCAGTACCGGGACTGGCGGGACGTCCTCTACCCGGCGGACGTCCCCATGCGGCTGTGGCTGGAGGAGTACGCGACGCGGTTCGCCACGGTCGAGATCAACAACGCGTTCTACCGGCTGCCGACGCGGGAGACGTTCGAGGCCTGGCGGCAACGGGTGCCGGCGGACTTCGTGGTGGCGGTGAAGGCGAGCCGCTATCTGACGCACATCAAGCGGCTCAAGGAGCCCGAGGAGCCGGTGCACCGTCTGATGAGCCACGCGGCCGGGCTCGGCAACCGCCTGGGCCCGGTCCTGCTCCAGCTCCCGCCCACCCTGCGCGCCGATCCGGCACTCCTGGACGACTGCCTCGCCTGTTTCCCGCCCGGCACCCGGGTCGCGGTCGAGCCACGCCACGACTCCTGGTGGACACCCGAGGTGCGCGCGGTGTTGGAGGCGCGGGGCGCCGCCCTGTGCTGGGCCGACGTGCTGTCCCGCCCTGTCACCCCGTTGTGGCGCACCACGGACTGGGGCTACATCCGCTTCCACACGGGGCGGGCCCGCCCGTGGCCTCGCTACGGCCGCCGGTCCCTGACGACGTGGGTCCAGCGGATCGGGGCGGTGTGGCCGGAGGAGGTGGACGTCTACGCCTACTTCAACAACGACCCGCACGCGGCGGCGGTCCTGGACGCGACGGTGTTCGCGCGGTTGGCGACCACGGCGGGCATGCGGGTGACACGCACGCCTCGAAAGCTCCCCGCACCCTCCACGGGTACGGCGACGTGACCGTCTCCCGCCGCAGCGGTGCGTCCCCTCGTGGGTCCCCTCTTTCCGCCGCACCGGCGATCAGCCACGACGGCGGAGACCGGGGTCCCCCACGCAGTCAAGGCAGTGGGGGAAGTGTCGAACCCTCCCCCGCCACCCAGGGGGACCCGGCGGGCAGCCGACCGCAGTGGTCAACCCCCGTAAGCCGCCCGCAGGGCGTCCCGCACGGCGGCCAACGCCGCGTCCTCGCCCAGCCCCAGCCGCCGCGCCCTTTCGGCGTAGGCGGAGGCGGCCGCAGCCGCCTCTCGCTCCGCGGCCGAGCCGGCGGCGGCCACGAACGTCCCGTTGCGCCCCCGCGTCTCGATCACCCCGTCCTCCTCCAGCGCCCGGTACGCCTTCGCCACCGTGTTCGCCGCGAGGCCGAGGGACTCGGCCAGCCCGCGTACGGTCGGCAGCCGGTACCCCACCGGCAGCACCCCCGCCCGGGCCTGCTCGGAGATCTGCGCCCGCACCTGTTCGTACGGCGGCGCGCTCCCATCGATGTGGATCTTCAAGGTCACGGCCCGATTGTCCCGCACCCATCGGAAAATGAGAGGCACCCCCGCGCCCGGTCCGAATACCGTGCGCCCCCATGACAGTGATCGTGCGCGACCTCCGTCCCGACGTACGAGCCGACACCGAGGGCTTCGCCCGGGTCCGGCGCCTCGCCCTCCCCTTCATCCTGTTCACCCCGGAGTCCATCGCCTACGACGCCGCCCACATGCATCCCGACGCCCACTACCGCCCGCTCGTGGCCGAGGAGGACGGCGAGATCATCGGCACGGCCCAGGTTCACCTCGCCCATGAGAGCCGGGAGCCCGGCCAGGGCAACCTCAACGTCTACGTGCATCCCGGACGCACCCGCCGCGGTGCCGGCTCGCTCCTCGTCCGCGCCGCCGAGGAGTACCTGGCCTCCGTGGGCGCCACCAGGCTCTTCGCCTGGGTCCTGGACGAGCCCGGCAACCGCGCCTTCGCGGAACGGCACGGCTACAGGAGCAGCCGCTCCGCCCACTTCCTCCGCCTGGATCTGGCGAACGGCACCCTGCCCCCGCTCCAGGACCCCCCGCCGGGCGTCGAGCTGCGCACCGGCGCGGACTTCGCGGACGACCCTCGCCCCCTGTTCGAACTGGACGCGGAGACGATGTCCGACGAGCCGAGCGACATCGCATACGAGTTCACGGACTACGAGGCGTGGCTCGAGGAGACGTGGCGCCACCCCCTCCTCAGCCCCGAGCTGACCTCTGTGGCGGTGGTCGACGGCCGCCCCGCCGCGTTCAGCGCGGCCCGCACCGACGGCGGCACCCGCTACGGCACCGTGATGACCGGCACGGCCCGCGCCTTCCGCGGCCGGGGCCTCGCCAAGCTCGCCAAGAACCACTCCCTGCACCGCGCCCGCACCGCCGGGTACACGGAGGCGTTCACGGGCAACGACGCGGGCAACGACCCGATGATCGCGATCAACAAGTGGTTCGGCTACGAGATCTGCGGCACGGAGGTGCGCCATGTCCGCGAACTCGGCTGAGACGGCGGCCCCGATGGACGTCGTCCTGGTCAAGGCGGGCCGTACGAAGATCCGTTATCCCGCCGAGCTGCTGCACGACGACGGCTCGCGGATCACCGTACGCGCCGCCTGGGCGGGCGAGGGCGTCCGTGACTTCGGCTTCGTACGGTTCGAACCCGGTGACGTCTTCACCGAGCACTACTGGCGCGACCGGTGGTACGCGGTGAAGGAGGTCAGGGACAAGCAGGGCAGGCTCAAGGGCTGGTACTGCGACATCACCCGCCCCGCCACGGTCTCCGGCTCCGAACTCGTCGTGGAGGACCTCGACCTGGACCTGTGGCGCTCGGCGGACGGCACGGCCGTGCTGCGCCTGGACGAGGACGAGTTCGCGGCGAGCGGCCTGGCGAGCAGGGACCCGGAGGCCGCGGCGGCCGCCCTGAGCGCCCTGGACGAGCTCGAACTCCTGGCCAAGGGGGGCAACTTCGAGGCTCTGCTGCACTGACCCGCATGCGCTGACCCCGCACCGGGCCGGCCGTCAGACGAGCGCCACCACCGCATACCGCTCGTCGTCCACCTCCTTCCCCCACAGCCGGGCGTCGTCCGACAGCCGCTCGAGGCGTACGTCCCGGACGAGGGGCGCGAGGAGAGCGGTCAGGCGGTCGGCGGGTATGCCGACCGGGCTCACCGTCCCCCACACGCCCTCCACCAGCACCAGGCGGCCGGCCGGGCGCAGCAGTCCCCGCCAGTGGCGCAGTACGCGGCCGGGGTCGGGCAGTGTCCACAGCACATGGCGGACGAGGACGGCGTCGAAGAGCTGCTCGCCGACCGGCGGCGTCGCCGCGTCGCCGACGAGGAACACCGCGTCGCGGCCGGCGAGCTTGGCGCGGGCACGCGCGACCATGGCCGGTGACAGGTCGACCCCTGTCACCCGGTGCCCCTGTTCGGAGGCGAGCAGTGACAGGCTGCCGGTGCCGCAGCCGAGGTCCAGGACGTCGCCGGCCCGCCGCGGCAGCCATGTACCCAACCGGGCGGCCCACGCCTCGCGCACGGCGGGGTCGCGCAGTCCGTGGTCCGGTTCGGCGTCGAAGGTCGCGGCCTCGGCGTCCCAGTCCACGCCGGGTCCGGTGCCCGCGAAGGTTTGGGCTCCGCTGTTCCTGGCCATGTTCCTGGTCATGTCCGTGTTGATGTCTCGGTTCATGACGCCAGGGTGACAGCCGCCACTGACAGTCGAATCGTGACAGCCGCCACAGACATACCTCGACCGATGAGGAACCCTCGCCGAAAGGGTCTACCTCCGCGCGAACGCGGAACCCGGTAGGCACAAGGAGGCAGCCATGCGCCGAGTGACCGTGCACAAGCCCCTGAAGAGGACCGACTCCCGCCGGACGCGCGAGGAAGCCGACGAGCGCCCCACGGAGCGCCCGGAGGTCCGCAAGGACATCGCCCGCGTCTGGTGGCCGGACGGCTGACCCCGGCGCCTCCGACCGTCACGCGCTGCTGCTGGAGTGCCCCTCAGTCCAGCCGCTTGCGGTAGTGGACGCGGTCGTACGGCCCGTCGACACGGCGCTCCACGACCTCGTACCCGTACTTCGGGTAGATCGCCTGGTTCTCCCACATCAGCGCGTTCGTATAGAGCCTGACCTCGGGCAGGCCGAGCGCACGCGCGTGTGCGTCCACGAAGTCGAGCAGTCGGCGCCCCACGCCCCGGCCCTGGGCGCCGGGGTGCACGGCGATGCTGTCGAGGAAGAGATGGTCCTCGAACGCCTCCACCACCACAAGGCCGTTCACGGGCTCTCCCGTCACGAACACCCGCCCCGCGGCCACGTCGTCCGGGTGGTCCGCCTCCATGGGCTTGGGCACCACTCCGATGCGCGCGATGTAGTGGTGGTACGCGGCATCCGTCACGGCCCGTACGGCCGGAACGTCGGCGGCGAGGGCCGGCCTGATCCCCTCGGTCGTACCGGCGTCTTCCATGGCATCTGTCATGGGCGGAACGGTACTTACCTGATCGCAGGCTCAGCACCCGCTTAACGGGACCATAAGGATCTCCACCACCCGCCCCGAACAGGCGGTTTCACGGCTTCCTGCGGCTAGCTTGCTGTTCGCCCCCCACTCCGGGACCTGTCCGGCGGCTCAGGCCGGACAGGCCCCGGCGGCGGTTCAGCTGAACGCCGACGCGCAGGTGGTGGCGGTGGCGTGGGCCGGGTCGAGGGCGTTGGCCGCCTCGTGGAAGGCGATACGGTCGGACAGCCCGATCATCACGTGCTCCGAGAGGTCCACCCCGCACAGGTCCTGCAACAGCACGTTGTGGACGTCGGATCCGGTCAGGAACTGGGAGCGGTACGGCGTGACCACCTCGTCGTACTTGGTGGCGATGACCGTGTAGTGGACGCCGGCCACGGTGTCGCCTCCCGCGTTGAGCTTGGTGAGGAAGGCCGACCCGGCGACCTGGTCGGCGAGCCCGGGCGTGGTCGCGGAGAGAAGGTCCTGCGCGCCGGGGAAGTACGGCAGCAGGTTGGTGAGTCCGTCCAGGGTGGTGCCGTGGTTGTCGGGCGCGATGCCGACGAGGGTGTTCACCTTGGCGGCGCCGCCGAGGAACTTGAGGTAGTAGCGGGGCATCATGCCGCCCTGGGAGTGTCCGACGATGTCGACCTTGGCGGCGCCGGTCGCGGCGCGCACGTCGTCGACGAAGACGGACAGTTGCTGCGCGGACTGGTCGATGGGGCCGAGGCCGTGGAAGAGCGGGACGCCTGAGAGTTGGCCGTAGTCGAGGGAGAAGACGCAGTAGCCGCGGTCCTCCAGGTAGGGGGCGAAGGCCAGCCAGTTGTCGACCGAGTTCGCGAAGGTCCCGTGGACGAGGACGACCGGGCGGGGGTGGGCGGCGGACGGCTTGCAGGAGTAGTCGTTCCAGCCGGTGCTGGGGGCGGCGGCCTCGGCGGTGGCGGCGGGGACGAAGGCGACCGCGGCGGTCAGCGCCAGCGCGGCAAGCGGTCTGATCAGGCGTTTCCAGGGCAGCATCGGGTGATCTCCTTGCGGCTCAGGGGAGAAGCGACGACCTTGCGCCCTGTGATCCGGATCACGGGATGCTGTTCACTCGTCAAGTTACGAACGAGTAGGTGACAAGTGAAGTTACGCGTCAGTAAAAACTTTCAGTGATAACTGACCGCGGCGGTGATTCCTGGTAATGCCCTGAACGTATGCGGCGACTCGTCACCAGACGGGCTTGATCGGCCCATAGGGCGCGATACGCAGCAACTGATGCTGCAAGGAACGGATTTCACGCTCCCCGAGCAGTTCCACCCATGGCCGCACGGCCTCCGCCGCAGCCTCCTCGGCGGCCCGCGTACAGGCCCACCCGCGCTCGGTCAGCACGATCAGCCGTGCCCGCGCGTCCTCGGGGTGCGGCCGCCGCTCGGCGTACCCCTTGCGCACGATCTCCTCGACGAGCTGACTGGCCGCCTGCTTGGTCACCCCGAGATGGGCGGCCAGCTCGGTGACGGTCGCCCCGTCCGGCGCGAGTCGCGCGAACGCGAAACCGTGCGCCGGCCGCAGCCCGTCGAAGCCGCGCGCCGTGACGCCGTCGTGGATGCGTTGCGTCAGCTCACCCGCGACGGCGAGCAGGGCGGCGGACAGGGCCATGGCCTCGGAGTTCTGCACGGAAGCATTGAAACACCCTTGACTTGACGGTCAAGCAGGTTGACCATATGAGCGATACAGATAGTCAAGCAGCTTGACCAACATGCTTGGAGGCACCCATGCCCGTCGTCCGCTCCTCCCAAGCCGTCACCCATGAGATGCACGGCGCCCGCTTCGTCTCGCATGCCACTCCCCTGAGCGGGAGCAGGGAACTGTGTGCCTGGCGCGGCGAGATCCCCGCCGGGACCCGCGCTCCCCTCCACACCGTGAACCGGGAGGAGATCTTCCATCTGCTCAGCGGAGAGTTGCTGATCACGCTCGACGGTCACGACGAGCGGATCACCGCGGGCGACACGGTGATCATCAATCCCGGCGTGACCTTCGGCGTGGAGAACCCCACGGACGAGGTCGCCGTCTCCTGGGTCACCACCTCCATCGGCCTGGAGGCGGTGCTCGCGGACGGCACGCGTATCACACCCCCGTGGGCGAGTTGAGTGATCTACGCGGCCAGTGATCCCCGTATCACCGCCCGGGGCCCGAACTTCGCCCGCGCACGGTCCGCGACCTCCTCGACGCGGCGGACCTTCTCGTCCACCGGGTCGAAGGTGAGCTGGTGGGCCGCGTGTTCGGCGGAGCTCAGGTCCTCGGTGCGCAGGGCGATCGCACGGACGCGGGCGCGCTGCAGGCCGAGCGCCTCGTACATGCGGTATGCCTCGGCGGTGAGGGCAGCGGAGTGTGCGGTCGGCTCGGCGAGGGTGCGGGTGCGGGTCGTCGCGGAGCGGTCGGCGTAGCGCACGGTGAGGGTCAGCCTGCCGCACACCCGCTCCACGGCGCGCAGCCGTGCGCCCAGTTCCTCGGCGGCGGACAGCAGGGCGCGGCGGTGCCGGTCCGGGTCCAGTTCGTCGCGCTGGAAGGTGCGTTCGGTGGCGAGGGAGCGGGTGACGGCGTTGGGCACGACCCGGCCGCGGTCGATACCGTGCGCCTTCTCGTGCAGTTCGCGGCCGGCCCGGGCGCCGACGAGCCGCTGCACCGTCGACAGGGGCGCGGCGGCGAGCCTGCCGATGGTGTCGAGACCGTACTCGCACAGGGTGCGGGCGGTCGCGCCGCCGACCCCGGGCAGCGCCCGCACCGGGCGGTCGGCCAGGAACTCCGTGACGGCGTCCGGGTCGTCGGGCACCACCCGGATCTGCCCGGGCGCCGCCTCCCCGAGGGCCATGCGGGCCAGCATCGGCCCCGGCCCGGCCCCGATCACGCAGTCGACCCCGTGGTGCGCGATGGCCCGTACGCGGATCAGCCTGGCCAGTTCGACGGCGTCCCGTCCGAAGTACCGCTCCGCTCCCCCGAGGTCGGCGAGCGCGGCGTCGGGCGGCAGCGCCTCGACGACGGGCGTGAACTCCTCGAGGAGCCCGAGCAGCCCCGGCAGGGCCGCCTCGTACAGCTCGGGCAGCTGGAAACGTACGCAGAGGATGGTCATCCCGCACTCCCCGGACTCTGGTGCCACAACTTCCTTCCGCCCGCCGGGCCCTCGCCTGCGGGACGCATGTCGGCCCAGGGGTTCAT of Streptomyces cynarae contains these proteins:
- a CDS encoding DUF5925 domain-containing protein; the encoded protein is MSANPYDALPVRLNVDDSDSPSDVVDALFLGRFATGEQPYSHAANIDRVRSGATLLPPGARVLRVARDDDRSATLAEGDGWTLLVSRWNRGADVTVTATSAELAEKVLGEATDGAADEPEPQPENVTMGFWYVSPRRGPHRTTRQISAGTWEEVRPNYTAPVADAMDRLMKTTPEDIAGRLLLLHGPPGTGKTSALRTLARSWRDWCQVDCVLDPERLFSDVGYLMDIAIGEEDTAGKGRWRLLLLEDCDELIRGEAKHTAGQALSRLLNLTDGLLGQGRNVLVGVTTNEDLERLHPAVVRPGRCLARIEVGPLTRTEAVSWLGREEGVGREGATLAELYALRRGTSPASVPDQRAVAGAGLYL
- a CDS encoding DUF72 domain-containing protein, with the translated sequence MTLFVGTSGWQYRDWRDVLYPADVPMRLWLEEYATRFATVEINNAFYRLPTRETFEAWRQRVPADFVVAVKASRYLTHIKRLKEPEEPVHRLMSHAAGLGNRLGPVLLQLPPTLRADPALLDDCLACFPPGTRVAVEPRHDSWWTPEVRAVLEARGAALCWADVLSRPVTPLWRTTDWGYIRFHTGRARPWPRYGRRSLTTWVQRIGAVWPEEVDVYAYFNNDPHAAAVLDATVFARLATTAGMRVTRTPRKLPAPSTGTAT
- a CDS encoding lipopolysaccharide biosynthesis protein, whose amino-acid sequence is MSDTTTTTQAGEATTAETGQPSGRRLRLPGRGGVPGGGNQLFRNAYALMLNTGISAVLGLGYWLVAARYYSDAAVGQGSAAIAAMKLLAGLTAVTLTGALARFTPVAGRATGRLILRTYAGSSLVVAIAAGVFLLTLDLWGPSYRFLHGPGPALVFVVAVVSWNLLTLQDGVLTGLRSALWVPVGNTVFSAVKLLLLVGFAAAIPMLGVFVSWVAAIATSVVPLGWLVFRRLVPRHVKATEDHASPPSLKEVGRFLAGDYTGSLFSLAVVYLVPVIVASQVSAADNAYFYITTTIGGTTNLLAINMGASLTVEGSHDPARLAANTRAALKRMVRIMLPVCGLLFLGAPVILHVFGDGYAHAASPLLRWFAVGALLRVVMETYFAVLRAQSRTSGLAYLQGLLCVLVLGLTVLLLPRMGLTGAGVAEISSLSVIVAIAAPKLLKIVRTAPADAVPEDAAPDGDLSDLEVPEPRSGPSWAKRLDADTLALGVHVDFDHQERRPDVRRGPGTPPAGTPVPPGGPEGARGTARPAADDPPSKHGAASPIGPILLGCLLVSALLLYWVPALSLDDGSLDRMGGLGLISVLPLPTLLGAALLVVVFAALLWRAREHKVLLLATLVATVVSLHALPAVIETEPRFPTAWQHLGFLDYIDRTGSAVPFLDARWSWPGFFAVAAFVAKACGVTDLTEVIRWWPLTIQLLYLAPMFLLVRSMRASWRAKWTGIWIFVLSGWVGQDYFSPQGFTYLFYLAFVAILLVWFRAPRVLWTRRRPGEAEVEPTGRGQRAVLLMVLIALYAASVPAHQLTPFMMLGVLAVLVLVGRSELRGLPVLFAVLVMFWLGYMAEPYWSGHFDELFGGVGGVGSNVSTSVSGRIQGGDSTHKLVLYTRVLLAGVVMAFACWGWWRRREHKYRERSLLVLTFVPFLGFGMQSYGGEMALRVFMFAVPGAALLCALALFPRTGVTAEERDKDRASLAPLAALMAGLLLMGGFLVARWGNEPFERIRPGEVAAMDYVYAHDKPTVRLLWLSNDTVNDVTPAMPWGAKDMEKVNYVPTLAPTDPVLVSGLVKSLKDAGPNSYLMINRSQVTYLQMDVGYSATWESRLVKNLDDRQELKKVLVNDDVTMYALRKQPAGEVPQPRPGPIGPRVTWTPWSVVGGLAAVALVLMLTAREMVRVAVRPGVRQLRVLQSSFWFSLPLLAVLLASLVQRFLTMGKG
- a CDS encoding GntR family transcriptional regulator yields the protein MTLKIHIDGSAPPYEQVRAQISEQARAGVLPVGYRLPTVRGLAESLGLAANTVAKAYRALEEDGVIETRGRNGTFVAAAGSAAEREAAAAASAYAERARRLGLGEDAALAAVRDALRAAYGG
- a CDS encoding GH39 family glycosyl hydrolase, with protein sequence MGRHGWNSGERRWRLTALLGVAVAALALVVTLISTLPGNGASTRGTTRDGDKVHGTPATPPQVTKPDVGWGFTHTQYSADQGSGAATERVEGLLSGAGLPQNQAVMGWGADNPEPVEGRYDFATMDRRIDFVRKTGGTPVVTLCCAPDWMKGGKAGADNTDWSQTALETAPRPEHFKDYAALAATVARRYPDVRHFVVWNEFKGFWNDSKARWDYEGYTELYNLVYKALKQVDPKIMVGGPYLVMDSVDPRQKENASTALRGSWGAMDQRIVDAFTYWNTHKAGADFVVVDGSSYTNDDELLPNEFAATDKFTAVGAWVRRQTHGLPLWWAEYYVEPADGNDERRGWSEDRRVAVQAAGMIALVKGGASSGFYWNPEDEKGTDCPGCLWTPTDSAEGGRALPMYGLVSRFSKEFPPGTAYRTVTVAPDDVPNVRVLATDKVVLVVNTLGRAISAQVDGKRFDMKAYEVKWLTR
- a CDS encoding GNAT family N-acetyltransferase — protein: MTVIVRDLRPDVRADTEGFARVRRLALPFILFTPESIAYDAAHMHPDAHYRPLVAEEDGEIIGTAQVHLAHESREPGQGNLNVYVHPGRTRRGAGSLLVRAAEEYLASVGATRLFAWVLDEPGNRAFAERHGYRSSRSAHFLRLDLANGTLPPLQDPPPGVELRTGADFADDPRPLFELDAETMSDEPSDIAYEFTDYEAWLEETWRHPLLSPELTSVAVVDGRPAAFSAARTDGGTRYGTVMTGTARAFRGRGLAKLAKNHSLHRARTAGYTEAFTGNDAGNDPMIAINKWFGYEICGTEVRHVRELG